GGTGCAGGTTGAGGCCGTATTCGGCACTCGCGCCACCGGCGGCGGAACCCAGCGCACCCGCGGCCAGCCACTGACTGAGCCTGTGTTTGCTTGTCGCTGACATGCCCTTCTCTCTCCTTTGGTTCAGTGTTCTTGTGGTCCATGTCCCGGGCAGTTCCCCCGACGCCCGCGGACGGAAATACGGGTCCTAGCAGGCCATCCCCGCGAAACCGCCTTGCAGCCGGTCGCGCAGGAGGCGCGCCAGCCGGGTTCGTTCGACTTCGCTCAGGCCAGCACCGATCTCGACTTCCCGGCCCTGGCTGCACAGCAGCAACCGGCTCGGATGTCCCCGGTAGCGGGAAGGATCCAGATGGATGCGCGCCCAGGCGCGGGGCGCATGAAACAGGGTGTGCAGGACACGCCCGCCGCGGCGCAGGGCGACGGAGGCCTCGTCGATGGCGATCTCCTCGCGCTCGTGGCTGCGCAGCGAGGCGAGGTAGAAACCGGCGGCGAGCGCCGCAATCTCCAGGCCGGCGAAGGGCAACAGCAGCCAGTAGCCAAGACTGGCGAATGCGCCGGCGATGGTGAAGGAAACCAGTGCGATACCGCAGACAACGGCCTGCGTCCCCTTCCAGGACAGGGATCGGTTCGGTCGGATTTCGACTCGACAGGCCGACCTTCCAGCGTCTTCGTGGGCTGCGACCACTGCGCCCCTCTTCGTTCTGTCGGAAAACGTACTGCAAATGGATTGTTTTTGGACTGGTCGAGGATGCTAACCGAAGGCCATGAGGGGCGCAAGCAAATGGCAAGAAAACCCGATAGAAGTTCGCTATAACAGGGCCTTATGAAATCTATAAACAATAATTAATGACATTATAATATTCCGATAAACGAAGTTTTCATGCCAGAAACCGGCGATCGCCCACGAAACCCTGGGATGACGACAGATTTATAAAGGTTTTTAAAAATAAACCTTCAAAATCATGATATTGAAATAACAAGTGTCAAATTTTTGCCGGATTTGGCAATCTCGATCCCGGGATCCGTTCAGGACAGCAGCAACGGGGCCTCATCGGGGGTGCGCGCACCCAGTGGCACGGTGCCCAGGCAGGGCGCGGGAAGACGGGTGGCCAGGGTTTCCAGATTGCCTTGGAGGCGGGGCAGGTCGGGCTCGACCAGGTTGGCCACCCAGCCCGCCAGCAGCAGCCCCGAGCGCTCGACCGCCTCCGCCGTGAGCAGGGCGTGATTAAGACAGCCCAGCCGCACCCCCACCACCAGCAGTACCGGCAATCCCAGGGCACGGGCCAGCTCCGGCAGGTCGCCCGCCGGACCCAGCGGCACCGACCAGCCGCCGACGCCCTCCACCACCAGCCGCTCCAGGCCGGCCCCGGCTGCGGCGCGCCGGATGTCCCGCGCCAGGACCTCGGGCTCGATCACCACGCCCGCCTCCGCGGCGGCCAGATGGGGCGCGATGGCCGGCTCCAGCGCCACCGGATTCACCCCGGCGTAGGGCAAGGCAACGGAGGATGCCGCCATCAGCGCCTCGGCATCCTCGTTGCGCAAACCGTCCGGGGTGCGCCGGCAGCCCGACGCAACCGGCTTGAATCCCGCCGCACGCCGGCCCTGCGCCGCCCAGTGGCGCAGCATCAGGCAGGACACCCAGGTCTTGCCGATGCCGGTATCGGTCCCGGTGACGAACCAGCCGAGCGATGCGTCGGCATTCATCGCCGGGGGGCTCGCAGGATGTCGACCGGCACCCGCACCTCGCCGCCGGCCGTCGTCGCCAGATCGCGGCCCAGGGCATGGCCATAGACGATCTCCCAGGTTGCGGGCAGGCGCCCGTCGGCGCCACGATGGACCTCGTAGGCCGCCTCGAAGGCCTGCCAGCGCCGCTTGCCGGTCATGGTCCGCGGCCGGTCGCGATTGACATTGTGGGCACCGAGCCCGCGCAGGTCATCCAGGAGGCCGCGCAGGTCGGCATAGGTCAGGGTGAGGCGCTCCATGTCGGTCACCGGGTCGCGCAGGCCGGCAGCCAGCAGGGCGTCACCAATATCATGGAGATCCATGAAACGATTGACGTGGGTACCGCCATCGACCTCCGCCCAGGCCGCGCGCAGCTCCCGAAGGGTGTCCGGCCCCAGGGTGGTGAAGAAGAGCGCCCCGTCGGGGCGCAGTACCCGGCGCAGCTCCTCGAACACCCGGGCCGGCTCGTTGCTCCACTGCAGCGCCAGATTCGAGAACACCAGATCCACCGAATGATCCGCCAGCGGCAGGCGCTCCATGTCGCCGCATATCAGCCGCGGGCGCCGCCACCAGCGGAAGCGCTGCCGGGTGCGTGCCAGCATGCGTTCGGCCAGATCCAGGGCCAACAGCTCCGCGCCACGATAGCGCCGCCCCAGCGCCCGGGTGAACTCGCCGGTGCCGCAGCCGAGATCCAGCACCCGGGCCGGGCTGAGCGGCAGGCAATCGAGACGTTCCAGCAGGCGCCCGCCCACCTCCCGCTGCAGCAGGGCATGGGCGTCGTAGCTGTCCGCCGCCCGGTTGAAGGCGGCGCGCGCCTGGCGCTTGTCGATACCGCCGTTCATGCCAGCAGCGGCCCCAGCGCTGTGACCAGCGCGTCCGGATGCGACAGCAGCGGGGCGTGCCCGGCGCCCTCGAAACGCGTGATCCGCGCCGTCGGACACAAGGCCGCCACGGCGTCCGCGGCCGCCAGCGGCACCAGGGTGTCGCGGGCACCGAAACCGAGCCACAAGGGTTGGCTGACGGCGGCAAGTGCCGGCCGCAGGTCCCGGTCACGCAGCAGCTCGAGGCCCAGTGCCAGCCCCCGCGGATGCGGCGCGGGCGCATCCAGCACCCGCCGCCGCAGGTCGCGCAGTGTGTCTGCGGACGGCGCGCCGCGCGCGACCAGGCCGAGGAAGCGCTGCAAGGTGCGCTGCGGCTGCGTCTCGAGGTCACGGGCAAAGCCCGCCAGCACCTCGGGCACCATGGCACAGGACCAGTCCGCGCGCCGGGTGAAACAGGGATTGGTGGCCAGCAGGCCCAGCCGGGTGATGCGGTCCGGCGCGGCCTGCGCCACGGCCAGCGCCAGCAGCCCGCCCAGGGACCAGCCCAGCCAGGCGGCCCGCGCCGGGGCAGCGGCCAGCAGCGCCTCGACCAGATCCGCGGTCGTCGTCCCCTCGCCGGGCGGCGGGCTGGCGCCGTGACCGGGCAGCTCGATCGAGGTCAGCCGATGACGGCCGGCCAGTCGTTCCGTCAGCGGCTCCCAGACCGCCGCATTCAGGCCCCAGCCATGCACCAGTACCAGGTCCGGCCCGGCGCCCTGCACCCGGGTGGCCAGCCTCATGCCAGCAGCCCCCGGTGCCGTTCCAGCGCCGCCAGCAGTCGGTCGACCTGCGCCGGCTCATGGGCGGCACTGAAGGTGATGCGCAGCCGGGCGCTGCCTCCGGGCACCGTCGGCGGGCGGATGGCCGGGACCAGCAGCCCCTCCCCGCGCAGGGCCTCGGACAGCCGCAGCGCCGCTTCCGACTCGCCGACCAGCAGGGGCTGGATCGGTGTCTGCGAGGTCATCAGCGGCAATCCGAGTTCGGCAGCGCCGGCACGAAAGCGCTCGATCAGCGCCGCCAGCCGTTCCCGGAGCGCGGGGTCGGCGGCCAGCTCCAGCGCCCTGAGTGCGGCAGCGGCCAGCGCGGGCGGGGTGGCGGTGGTGAACACATAGGGCCGCGCCTGCTGGATGAGGGTTTCGATCAAGGCCTCGCTGCCGGCGACGAAGGCGCCGAAGGTACCCAATGCCTTGCCCAGGGTGCCCATCAGGATCAGGCCCTCCGGCCAGTCGCCGGCCAGCCCCCAGTGTTCGAGACTGCCGCGGCCGCCATGACCGAGCACGCCGAGGGCATGGGCCTCGTCCAGCAGCAGGGGCAGGCCGTGCGCCTCGGCGAGCGCCCGCAGCTCCGGCAGCGGCGCCAGATCACCATCCATGCTGAACAGGCCGTCGCTGGCGATCAGCCCGCTCACCCCCGGCGACAGCCGCGCTGCCAGCGCCGCCATGTCGCCATGGGCATAGCGCACCAGCCGCGCCCCGCTGTAGCGCGCCCCGTCCAGCAGCGAGGCGTGATTGAGCCGATCTTCGAACAGGCGGTCCCCCGGCGACAGCAGCGCGCCAGCGACGCCGAGATTGGCCATGTAGCCGGTGGAGAACAGTAACGCCCGCGGCGCGCCGACGAAGGCGGCAAGCGCGGCCTCGAGTTCGTGGTGCGGGCGGGTATGGCCGCTGATCAGGTGCGCCGCGCCGCTGCCCACGCCCCACGCCCCGGCCGCGGCGCGCAAGGCCGCGACCACCTCGGGGTGCGCGGCCAGGCCAAGGTAATCGTTGCTGCAGAAGGTCAGCAGGCGCTCGCCGTCCACCACCCGTTCCGGCCCCTGCGCCGACTCGGCGATGCGCCGGGTCCGGTAGCGACCCTCGGCACGCAGGGATTCCAGACGAGAGGACAGGTCGCGCATGGGGTTGCGCCCGCCCTCAGACGGGGGTGATGCCCAGGCGCTCGAACAGGGCCCGGTCGCGGTCGGCGTCCGGGTTGGGCGTGGTCAGCAGCTTCTCGCCGTAAAAAATGGAATTGGCGCCGGCCAGAAAGCACAGCGCCTGCAGCTCGTCGCCCATGGCCTCGCGCCCGGCGGACAGACGCACATGCGAGGCCGGCATCAGGATGCGTGCCACGGCGATGGTGCGCACGAACTCGAAGGGGTCCGGCGGCTCGACCTCGGCCAGCGGCGTGCCCTCGACCCGGACCAGCAGATTGATGGGCACGCTCTCGGGATGACGGGGCAGATTGGCCAGCGCCTGCAGCATGCCGGCGCGATCGGCACGGTCCTCGCCCATACCGACGATGCCCCCGGAACAGACGTGGATGCCGGCCTCGCGCACATGGGCCAGGGTATCCAGCCGGTCCTGATAGGTGCGGGTGCTGATGATCTCGCCATAGAACTCGGGCGAGGTATCGAGATTGTGGTTGTAGTAGTCCAGCCCGGCATCGCGCAGCCGGCGGGTCTGCTCGGCGGTGAGCATCCCCAGGGTGACGCAGGTCTCCAGGCCCAGCGCCTTGACCGCCTGCACCATCTCCAGCACGGGCTCCAGATCCTTGTCGCGGGGCTGGCGCCAGGCCGCGCCCATGCAGAAGCGGCTGGCGCCGCGGGCCTTCGCCGCCCTCGCGGCCTCGACGACCTCGTCGAGCGGCAACAGGCGCTCGACTTCCAGGCCGGTCTTGTGATGCGCGCTCTGCGGGCAGTAGGCGCAGTCCTCGGGACAGG
Above is a genomic segment from Thiohalobacter sp. containing:
- the bioF gene encoding 8-amino-7-oxononanoate synthase, yielding MRDLSSRLESLRAEGRYRTRRIAESAQGPERVVDGERLLTFCSNDYLGLAAHPEVVAALRAAAGAWGVGSGAAHLISGHTRPHHELEAALAAFVGAPRALLFSTGYMANLGVAGALLSPGDRLFEDRLNHASLLDGARYSGARLVRYAHGDMAALAARLSPGVSGLIASDGLFSMDGDLAPLPELRALAEAHGLPLLLDEAHALGVLGHGGRGSLEHWGLAGDWPEGLILMGTLGKALGTFGAFVAGSEALIETLIQQARPYVFTTATPPALAAAALRALELAADPALRERLAALIERFRAGAAELGLPLMTSQTPIQPLLVGESEAALRLSEALRGEGLLVPAIRPPTVPGGSARLRITFSAAHEPAQVDRLLAALERHRGLLA
- the bioH gene encoding pimeloyl-ACP methyl ester esterase BioH, whose product is MRLATRVQGAGPDLVLVHGWGLNAAVWEPLTERLAGRHRLTSIELPGHGASPPPGEGTTTADLVEALLAAAPARAAWLGWSLGGLLALAVAQAAPDRITRLGLLATNPCFTRRADWSCAMVPEVLAGFARDLETQPQRTLQRFLGLVARGAPSADTLRDLRRRVLDAPAPHPRGLALGLELLRDRDLRPALAAVSQPLWLGFGARDTLVPLAAADAVAALCPTARITRFEGAGHAPLLSHPDALVTALGPLLA
- the bioB gene encoding biotin synthase BioB, coding for MSGAVANGPAGDGLRHDWQREEIEALFAEPFMDLMYRAQQVHREHFMPGEVQVSTLLSIKTGACPEDCAYCPQSAHHKTGLEVERLLPLDEVVEAARAAKARGASRFCMGAAWRQPRDKDLEPVLEMVQAVKALGLETCVTLGMLTAEQTRRLRDAGLDYYNHNLDTSPEFYGEIISTRTYQDRLDTLAHVREAGIHVCSGGIVGMGEDRADRAGMLQALANLPRHPESVPINLLVRVEGTPLAEVEPPDPFEFVRTIAVARILMPASHVRLSAGREAMGDELQALCFLAGANSIFYGEKLLTTPNPDADRDRALFERLGITPV
- the bioD gene encoding dethiobiotin synthase, whose translation is MNADASLGWFVTGTDTGIGKTWVSCLMLRHWAAQGRRAAGFKPVASGCRRTPDGLRNEDAEALMAASSVALPYAGVNPVALEPAIAPHLAAAEAGVVIEPEVLARDIRRAAAGAGLERLVVEGVGGWSVPLGPAGDLPELARALGLPVLLVVGVRLGCLNHALLTAEAVERSGLLLAGWVANLVEPDLPRLQGNLETLATRLPAPCLGTVPLGARTPDEAPLLLS
- a CDS encoding DUF2244 domain-containing protein yields the protein MVAAHEDAGRSACRVEIRPNRSLSWKGTQAVVCGIALVSFTIAGAFASLGYWLLLPFAGLEIAALAAGFYLASLRSHEREEIAIDEASVALRRGGRVLHTLFHAPRAWARIHLDPSRYRGHPSRLLLCSQGREVEIGAGLSEVERTRLARLLRDRLQGGFAGMAC
- the bioC gene encoding malonyl-ACP O-methyltransferase BioC; protein product: MNGGIDKRQARAAFNRAADSYDAHALLQREVGGRLLERLDCLPLSPARVLDLGCGTGEFTRALGRRYRGAELLALDLAERMLARTRQRFRWWRRPRLICGDMERLPLADHSVDLVFSNLALQWSNEPARVFEELRRVLRPDGALFFTTLGPDTLRELRAAWAEVDGGTHVNRFMDLHDIGDALLAAGLRDPVTDMERLTLTYADLRGLLDDLRGLGAHNVNRDRPRTMTGKRRWQAFEAAYEVHRGADGRLPATWEIVYGHALGRDLATTAGGEVRVPVDILRAPRR